In Oryza glaberrima chromosome 8, OglaRS2, whole genome shotgun sequence, the following are encoded in one genomic region:
- the LOC127782881 gene encoding phospholipase A1-Ibeta2, chloroplastic-like, with translation MSAAAAAPPATSLLRPAAASLTTASNSSNRVHLKNLEHLFRNRGAAVAVESATPAQQQQPVLKAPLLRLPSFLARGRGEVAMKEEAHGVSPRRLERVLLPAAPDGPSPRGNIAATWRRLHGEHDWRGLLDPLHPDLRREIVRYGEFVGAAYGAFLSRPDAAPGDRARAAPPLQDGGAYRVTAPLFATSSVGLPAWLASAAPCAAQRTSLVGYVAVCDSPAEVRRMGRRDIVIALRGTCTVLEWAENVRAGLVPATEAASAADSPDAPTPKVECGFWNLYKTAAADGSPSLSEMVVTEVRRLLTKYEGEEVSITVTGHSLGAALAVLIADELAGLGAPAPVAVFSFGGPRVGDRAFASRVEARGARVLRVVNAHDVVPRFPPPSRYADVGRELRLDSRASPYLRPDADAACCHDLEAYIHLVDGFLGSHCPFRDNAKRSILRLLENQGGNVKQLYISKAMDMRVRLDAAVADMPAEVLECVH, from the coding sequence atgtccgccgccgccgccgcgccgccggcaaccTCACTGCTCCGCCCAGCCGCGGCGTCGCTGACCACTgccagcaacagcagcaacaggGTCCATCTCAAGAACCTCGAGCATCTCTTCCGTaaccgcggcgccgccgtcgccgtcgagagCGCGACaccggcgcagcagcagcagccggtgcTGAAGGCGCCGCTGCTGCGGCTGCCGTCGTTTCTTgcgcgggggagaggggaggtggcgaTGAAGGAGGAGGCGCACGGCGTGTCGCCGCGGCGGCTCGAGCGGGTGCTCCTCCCGGCGGCGCCCGACGGGCCGTCGCCGCGCGGGAACATCGCGGCGACGTGGAGGCGGCTCCACGGCGAGCACGACTGGCGGGGGCTGCTCGACCCGCTCCACCCGGACCTCCGCCGCGAGATCGTCCGCTACGGCGAGTTCGTCGGCGCCGCGTACGGCGCGTTCCTGTCCCGCCCCGACGCCGCGCCGGGggaccgcgcccgcgccgccccgccgctccAGGACGGCGGCGCGTACCGCGTCACGGCGCCGCTCTTCGCGACCTCCTCCGTCGGCCTCCCCGCCtggctcgcctccgccgcgccgtgcgccgcccaGCGCACCAGCCTCGTCGGCTACGTCGCCGTCTGCGACAGCCCCGCCGAGGTCCGCCGCATGGGCCGCCGCGACATCGTCATCGCGCTCCGCGGCACCTGCACCGTGCTCGAGTGGGCCGAGAACGTCCGCGCCGGCCTCGTCCCGGCCACcgaagccgcctccgccgccgactcgCCGGACGCGCCCACCCCGAAGGTGGAATGCGGGTTCTGGAACCTCTACaagacggccgccgccgacggctcgCCGAGCTTGTCGGAGATGGTCGTCACCGAGGTGCGGAGGCTACTGACAAAGTACGAGGGCGAGGAGGTGAGCATCACGGTGACCGGCCACAGCCTGGGCGCGGCGCTGGCGGTGCTGATCGCCGACGAGCTGGCCGGGCTGGGCGCGCCGGCGCCCGTGGCCGTGTTCTCCTTCGGTGGCCCTCGCGTTGGCGACCGCGCGTTCGCGTCGCGCGtggaggcgcgcggcgcgcgcgtgctGCGCGTCGTGAACGCGCACGACGTCGTGCCGCGgttcccgccgccgtcgcgctacGCCGACGTCGGGCGGGAGCTCCGGCTGGACAGCCGCGCGTCGCCGTACCTCCGGCCGGACGCCGACGCGGCGTGCTGCCACGACCTGGAGGCGTACATCCACCTCGTCGACGGCTTCCTCGGCTCGCATTGCCCGTTCCGGGACAACGCCAAGCGGAgcatcctccgcctcctcgaGAACCAGGGCGGCAACGTCAAGCAGCTGTACATCAGCAAGGCCATGGACATGCGCGtccgcctcgacgccgccgtcgccgacatgCCCGCTGAGGTCTTGGAGTGCGTGCActga
- the LOC127783161 gene encoding lipid droplet phospholipase 1-like, with protein sequence MGSIGGDEAAVLRAEESASGGVDVWSDAVSSHDPDHLLVMVHGILGSNADWQYAANEFVKQLPDDVIVHCSEKNINTLTLEGVDVMGERLTDEVIDVISRKPELTKISFLAHSVGGLAARYAIAKLYRHPSDTSKSETKGTICGLEAMNFITVATPHLGSRGNNQVPLLFGSIAMENFASRVVHWIFRRTGKHLFLTDDDEGKPPLLQRMAEDYGDLYFISALHAFRRRVAYANADCDHIVGWRTSSIRRKTELPKWEESISEKYPHIVHEEYSEELSDETCQNSATVCDSDILEEKMVTGLRRVSWEKVDVSFHTSMQRFAAHSIIQVKYQFMNEGADVIQHIIDHFQV encoded by the exons ATGGGCAgcatcggcggcgacgaggcggcggtgctgcGGGCGGAGGAGTCGGCGTCGGGGGGCGTCGACGTGTGGAGCGACGCCGTCTCCTCCCACGACCCCGACCACCTCCTCGTCATGGTCCACGGCATCCTCGGCag TAATGCTGACTGGCAATATGCGGCTAACGAATTTGTAAAGCAACTTCCTGATGATGTAATCGTGCACT GCAGTGAGAAAAACATTAATACCTTGACTCTAGAAGGTGTAGATGTTATGGGGGAACGTTTAACAGATGAG GTGATCGATGTAATCAGTCGAAAGCCAGAACTCACTAAGATTTCCTTTCTTGCACACTCTGTTGGAGGATTAGCAGCAAGATATGCAATTGCAAAGCTTTATAGACATCCAAGTGACACATCCAAGAGTGAAACGAAAGGAACCATCTGCGGGTTGGAAGCAATGAACTTTATAACCGTAGCAACACCTCACCTTGGGTCTCGAGGGAACAATCAG GTTCCCCTTCTCTTTGGGTCCATTGCAATGGAAAATTTTGCTTCTCGTGTGGTCCATTGGATATTTAGGAGAACTGGGAAACATCTTTTTCtcactgatgatgatgagggaAAACCACCATTGTTGCAGCgcatggctgaagattatggtGATCTTTATTTCAT ATCTGCTTTGCATGCATTTAGACGACGAGTGGCTTATGCAAATGCCGACTGCGATC ACATTGTTGGCTGGAGAACATCGTCTATCAGAAGAAAGACTGAGCTGCCTAAG TGGGAGGAATCGATATCTGAAAAGTACCCCCACATTGTACATGAGGAATACTCAGAAGAACTCAGTGATGAAACATGTCAAAATTCGGCAACAGTTTGTGATTCAGACATATTGGAAG AAAAAATGGTGACAGGACTTCGACGAGTATCATGGGAAAAAGTAGATGTTAGCTTCCATACCAGCATGCAGAGATTTGCTGCACACAGCATAATCCAG GTCAAGTACCAGTTTATGAACGAAGGCGCGGATGTCATACAGCACATAATAGACCACTTCCAAGTCTGA
- the LOC127782013 gene encoding uncharacterized protein LOC127782013: MVLKLLNGGGGGGGDDGFDPSAAEHKRHEQIGNLAVELKHQRLASKPSAMDCIGAIDGTHVLARVPSTISAAFRGRKKETTQNVMAAVDFDLRFTYVLAGWEGSAHDALILADALERDDGLSVPSGKYYLVDVGYATRPGFLPPYHGCRYHLKEYDRRNYPRDSRELFNLRHSSLRFGMDDHVPLESDWNSDSDDEEPDDLDEDNKGMAQIRDDLAGAMWNNRGMVEAGGGNGGHGGHGGHHGALHWTTNMSSLMLRRMVELIATGVRTDKGFKEAHLNQVARSLSDHYGIEISGTQVYNHLRKWHQRWVRITRLKDLSGALWDDQTSMIILEEEHYMGHVKEHPKDAEFLNVPLENYTQMAIIFSNRQATGRFAMGSNEALGNLAGEADSGLGPLDGTIGDGIAAGPSGVGAEGPGLAARASGVGPTGEDSTSDKKRKRASALNEGEVALISNMTDSVNNMASAIHATAHTEVHPDLCNTVMDLPGFSEDQLDLVLAYLTKEKAESLVYIQKNEARRARWVRKFLNEHHPESI; this comes from the exons GATTGCATTGGTGCAATAGATGGAACTCATGTGCTTGCTCGAGTTCCATCAACAATATCTGCTGCCTTTAGGGGTAGGAAGAAAGAGACCACCCAGAATGTAATGGCTGCAGTGGACTTTGATCTTAGATTTACATACGTACTTGCTGGGTGGGAAGGATCTGCACATGATGCCCTCATACTTGCAGATGCCTTGGAGAGGGATGATGGTCTTAGTGTCCCCTCAG GAAAATACTATCTCGTTGATGTTGGATATGCTACTAGACCGGGGTTCCTTCCGCCATATCATGGGTGTCGATACCATTTGAAGGAGTATGATAGAAGAAACTACCCTCGTGATTCGAGAGAGTTGTTTAATCTAAGACACTCCTCTTTAAGG TTTGGGATGGATGACCATGTGCCACTAGAGAGTGATTGGAACTCAGATAGTGATGATGAGGAGCCCGATGACTTAGATGAAGACAATAAGGGAATGGCGCAAATTAGGGATGATTTGGCTGGTGCTATGTGGAACAATAGAGG GATGGTTGAGGCTGGTGGCGGGAATGGTGGCCATGGTGGCCATGGTGGACACCATGGAGCCTTGCATTGGACAACCAACATGTCTAGCTTAATGCTAAGGCGCATGGTTGAGCTTATAGCAACAGGTGTTAGGACTGACAAGGGTTTCAAGGAAGCTCACCTTAACCAAGTTGCTAGATCTTTGTCTGATCACTATGGAATTGAAATTAGTGGAACCCAAGTGTATAACCATCTTCGCAAATGGCATCAAAGGTGGGTGCGTATCACTAGGCTCAAAGACCTTAGTGGGGCTCTTTGGGATGATCAGACCTCAATGATTATCCTAGAAGAGGAGCACTACATGGGACATGTCAAG GAACACCCTAAGGATGCTGAGTTTCTCAATGTGCCTTTAGAGAACTATACACAAATGgcaataattttttcaaataggCAAGCCACTGGGAGATTTGCTATGGGGTCAAATGAAGCACTTGGAAACCTTGCTGGTGAGGCTGACAGTGGTCTTGGACCTCTTGATGGTACTATTGGGGATGGTATTGCTGCTGGACCAAGTGGTGTGGGTGCTGAAGGTCCTGGACTTGCTGCTCGAGCAAGTGGTGTTGGGCCTACTGGTGAGGATTCTACCTCAgataagaagaggaagagagcaTCTGCTTTGAATGAAGGTGAAGTTGCTCTCATCAGCAACATGACAGATTCAGTGAACAACATGGCTTCAGCAATACACGCTACTGCACATACTGAGGTTCACCCTGATTTGTGCAACACAGTGATGGATCTTCCAGGTTTCAGTGAGGATCAGTTGGACCTTGTTCTAGCTTATTTAACTAAGGAGAAGGCTGAAAGCCTTGTATACATTCAGAAGAATGAGGCTCGTCGTGCTCGTTGGGTTAGGAAGTTCCTGAATGAGCATCACCCTGAGAGCATCTAA